From the genome of Phlebotomus papatasi isolate M1 chromosome 2, Ppap_2.1, whole genome shotgun sequence:
GACGTTTTTTTCCCTCCCCATcccctctaaaaccatgttttttcggtttttctcaaaattggcccaagctttttcaatgattttcggatatgttttagaggtacaGGTacacgtacagtagactctcactcaatcggctcattatcaatcgggcgacaaattttgttgacaattttcacgtttaattatgaagctaattcgctcaaatttgctgtagatcctcttattttatcatgattctttataattgagcgctttttgtggaatttacaaaggctttgtcgcccaaatctatcgataaaccggatgacattttgccccatattcccgattgagagagagtctactgtagtccaggcgaacatttcgcccaaacatacttatgagcggaaaattcgccattttgaattattgaaggttaaaggtcaactactttggcgggcccatttttcaaccgatttggttaaatttggattttttggaaaggtattgaaatttcgaacccggctgcatcagCCTCCATCGGCAAttaaccggttaagtaccgattttttttaataattttacatccgCAATAAGTTAAATACCcttaaaacatgttttttcggtttttctcaaaattggcccaagctttttcaatgatttttagatatgttttagagctagcgcaggcgaacatttcgcccaaacatacgtATGagcggaaaattcgccattttgaattattgaaagtcaaaggtcaaccacttggcaatgctcatttttcaacctaggttaaatttggattttttttggagaggtacagcagactctctcaaattcgggcatttgggaccgatatgtcagccgaattggagataaattcgggcgtcaaattaattgaaatgcaacgattttttattcatctgcatacacattattgagtttacatactgtaaatttcatgaaaattccttgaaaatacaaaatcacatcaaaactaaaacAAAACCATTGCAAATTTGAGGATATTTGtgtcatttgataatcataatcaaacttgaaaaatgttaacaaacttttttagaatttaactgccgcccgaatttaaaagtagcccgatcttaagaGCCGAATAGCGAGAGTACTGTACTGAAAATCAGAAGGAGAGCAACTCCAAATGGTCAAGtccaagtggtagagcacttacTCTATGTTGCAAATGTCCCGggtttgaatcccctttaggtcactaggattttttctgaCGTTAAAATTACATCCAGTATgcttcactgtacttgattacatggggcatgggactgataaccccatccctgtataagagaaaaatatttgatgttccgagctccccttgcgggaaggcctaagtttttctatggaacgttgtaccaccattattatatttattttaacgtGGTCATAAACTATATGAAAAAACTAAATGTAGAATATGTAAATGGACTCTTAAGAAAACTAGAACTAGTGACCGAGAACTGAGAAGGAAAGTATTGAAGTGCGTTTAAACTATCCCTGGTATTTCTTTCCAGGATATGATTAGAATCATAAGGtaatcatgcaaaatttttaaatcatgcAGAATGATCCGCGCAAGAGAAAGCTATAGGTCTTTATTGTGTGGTAAACATCCAAATTGGTATTTTAAGCAAAACTTCATagttattaatcgtatcgagatatttgttacaatgcaatcattttatattgctgttgtatcctgtgttggaagaatctgctaagtctcCTATGTGTAGACCACTCAGGAGCGCCTTCTCCATAGTGTGGATACTTTTTTCATGCTCCCAGAGTATTTTTTTGGGTACAaacggtgcattttattacgttttatcacagtgaaaatgtctttctaACATTCAGTTGTCCGCACCGggcgagactcgaactcacaactttgagaggcgattcagagatctcatccgcccatgACACAACGGTCTTGTCTATTGCGCTACTGAGATCCCCATTTGATAACTAAAaacgctaaaaaaaaacatgcaagaTTGCTTTACGaatgtattttgaaaaaattcaacGGATGTATTAAAATGGacgataaaattaatataaaaacgaACTTTGAGCAACTTTCCGGtcaaaagttttatatttttatttcccatGGTGATGTCTCAGTCTTGTATGAGTTCGTGTTGACTGAGAAAGTAAGGAATATGCAGTCGTGAacacaaaatcttgaaaatgtctagaaaatgtctttttctagacattcagatttttgcaccgaacgggactcgaactcataactttgagagtcgaggcagagatctcatccgcccaagacctaACGGTCGTGcctattgtgccactgagatccccattaTAATTGTATTGAAGAAGTACAAGAGGCTTGCTTCAACGATtcttcttaacccattcagtcaatgtaccagaaatacttgagatagaatgttcaaatTTTGGGATTACTTTCTTAcggattaatagatgatttttttttaaaagaataaatgtttacctattatgggggcgcggggagcctctgtaaaacacacgtcttaacggtcaccgaatttaaattctgtgcattaattcattacaaactctattgctttagatagagtaactatagaaaacaaattggcaatcagaattcaaatcaggaaagaagatgaaggccaattttaacaaattcgacggaatGTCGTATTTTgtgttcgccattttgagcaaaaattttccatgactttccgcgaagcgagaaaagaacaacaaaatgtattcccatctctgtcggactatttttcccaagtaattgaaggaccaaagttactaaaaatccattcccgacatcaattcggataacaattgcccaggaataaatcatctaaaattgctcaatttgtgtatgatgtataataccatggtaaggaatgggttaaacttACGACAATCAAGTGGTCAGCAATTCTAGCTAAAATTAACTAAAGTGCATTTCTTTACTGATCCTCCTAAATGTATTATTAAACTTAGCTTGTATAAAGTTAAACTGAACAAAAATTTGACCTATGTAGTAAAACAATATCATCTACTAGACTAAGattattatttaaactttttgtaTTTAGTCAAGTGAGTCAAGCAATCAACACAGTCGTTTGCCATGGGATTTTTTGTCATATCGCGATGTGAATTTGTGTTTGAAAAGCGGCATACATGCGACCTATAGCGATGGCTAGCTATCAAATAGATAAGTTTTCCTAAACTGCCAACCACTTTCGCAGTTTTCTATGACTTTCCGGACTGAATAGAGGTGTCTAGTGAAGTGAAAAGCTGAAGATGAAAGTGAACAGTGATTTGCAAAATGAGCGCCGAGGAGCTGGAATCAATTCGGAGGAGTTTGCTGTATTCTGGAATGATGGGGCTGACAACTTGAGAGAAAAACGCTGGAGAGGTGAGATCCAGGGATTCCTTATAATGTAGAATGATCCCGTGACGATGGGTAATTTCAGAGAATTACTTCCTCCGCGATGGATATGAGAAGAAGTTCACTGTTCCGGATAGCTACTTGAGCCACAAGGAGCTCTATGAGAGAGCTGTGGATAGGATGGTACATCGTTTTCAGAAGTATAGAGAACTTAAGGGAACAAAACGTTATCCTGAGACTGACTTTTAGTACGTGAGACTTGAAGAGATGACCTTTGGGCTGGTTAATCTAATCTCTTCATACTTTGTTCCATTATTGTAGCGATAGCGTTAGATTATTGGACCAATCTGGAGTGACTTCTGCCTGGTCACCCTTCACCACTCACCTGTCCATGTTTGTGACCACAATCATGGGTCAGGGAACGCCAGAGCAGCAGAAGAAGTGGCTGGACAGGGCAGCTAATTGCAATATCGTTGGGACTTATGCTCAAACTGAACTTGGTCATGGAACCTTTGTCCGGGGATTAGAAACTACCGCTGAATATGATCCTCAGACTAAGGAATTTGTCCTCAATACACCCACGCTCAATGCATTTAAGTTCTGGCCAGGAGGAAGTGAGTGTATAATCCTCATTTccattatttctttctaatgccTCTAGTTGGCTTATTTTAGTGGGATTGACAGCTAATTATGCCGCAGTCATCGCTCAATTGTACACCCAGGGCAAATGTCATGGAGTTCAGTCATTCATTGTCCAACTACGCGATGAAGAAACTCACATGCCACTTCCTGGCATCACTGTTGGTGAAATTGGTCCCAAACTCGGCATGAATGAAGTTAATCAAGGGTTCCTGGGAATGAAGAATGTTCGGATTCCACGGGAAAATATGCTAATGAGGAATGCTCAGGTCCTGGAGGACGGAACCTTTGTCAAGGCACCTGTTTCCGTCCTGACTTACGGGACAATGGTCTACGTGAGGGTACTTATTGTTCAGGATATTTCCAATAGCCTTGCCAAGGCAGCCACAATTGCAACGAGATATTCAGCTGTCCGAAGGCAGAGTCCCATAGATCCCAAGTAAGTCGCATCATTCCTGAATGTCTGCAATATCTacgaaaaaattctttttacagCGACAAAGAACCTCAGATTCTGGATCATGTGACCCAGCAGAACAAAATCTTCCCTCTGATTGCCAAGAGTGTCATCTTTAAAATGAGTGGTAAAGTCCTTCTGGACATGTACCAGGTTGTCCTGCGGGATATCGATGAACAGAAGTTCGATGGTTTGGCTGATTTGCATGCTCTCTCATGCTGTCTCAAAGCCATCACTTCACAGGAGACCTCTACTGGGATTGAGGTTTGTCGTCTGGCTTGTGGAGGACATGGATACCTTCAGTGTTCAGGCTTCCCTGGGCTCTATGGAGTCGTAACAG
Proteins encoded in this window:
- the LOC129800378 gene encoding probable peroxisomal acyl-coenzyme A oxidase 1 encodes the protein MKVNSDLQNERRGAGINSEEFAVFWNDGADNLREKRWRENYFLRDGYEKKFTVPDSYLSHKELYERAVDRMVHRFQKYRELKGTKRYPETDFYDSVRLLDQSGVTSAWSPFTTHLSMFVTTIMGQGTPEQQKKWLDRAANCNIVGTYAQTELGHGTFVRGLETTAEYDPQTKEFVLNTPTLNAFKFWPGGMGLTANYAAVIAQLYTQGKCHGVQSFIVQLRDEETHMPLPGITVGEIGPKLGMNEVNQGFLGMKNVRIPRENMLMRNAQVLEDGTFVKAPVSVLTYGTMVYVRVLIVQDISNSLAKAATIATRYSAVRRQSPIDPNDKEPQILDHVTQQNKIFPLIAKSVIFKMSGKVLLDMYQVVLRDIDEQKFDGLADLHALSCCLKAITSQETSTGIEVCRLACGGHGYLQCSGFPGLYGVVTAAATYEGEHVILLLQTARYLMKAVRNPDMSPTVAYLKRYPDSRTLGRWDGSAQGIAEAFEAIAAAKTHTAFNSLSRRLREGRKPGQASNESSIELVAAADAHCRAFILRAGQESMERVTGTVSPALAAVLKDLLELYAVDAAQKSLGDLLRFTTISQAEVERLQVRLEGVLSRLRPNAVALVDGFDFPDEVLRSALGAFDGNVYEHIYEDAMKSPLNQEPVNASFHKYLKPFMKSNRAKL